One genomic segment of Acomys russatus chromosome 6, mAcoRus1.1, whole genome shotgun sequence includes these proteins:
- the Inhbb gene encoding inhibin beta B chain, producing the protein MDGLPGRALGAACLLLLAAGWLGPEAWGSPTPPPSPAAPPPPPPPGAPGGSQDTCTSCGGGGGGFRRPEELGRVDGDFLEAVKRHILSRLQLRGRPNITHAVPKAAMVTALRKLHAGKVREDGRVEIPHLDGHASPGADGQERISEIISFAETDGLASSRVRLYFFVSNEGNQNLFVVQASLWLYLKLLPYVLEKGSRRKVRVKVYFQEQGHGDRWNVVEKKVDLKRSGWHTFPITEAIQALFERGERRLNLDVQCDSCQELAVVPVFVDPGEESHRPFVVVQARLGDSRHRIRKRGLECDGRTSLCCRQQFFIDFRLIGWNDWIIAPTGYYGNYCEGSCPAYLAGVPGSASSFHTAVVNQYRMRGLNPGPVNSCCIPTKLSSMSMLYFDDEYNIVKRDVPNMIVEECGCA; encoded by the exons ATGGACGGGCTGCCCGGTCGGGCGTTGGGGGCCGCCTGCCTTCTGCTCTTGGCGGCCGGCTGGTTGGGACCCGAGGCCTGGGGCTCTCCCACACCCCCGCCGTCGCCTGCtgcaccgcccccgcccccgccaccgGGAGCTCCGGGAGGCTCGCAAGACACCTGTACGTcgtgcggcggcggcggcggaggttTCCGGCGGCCGGAGGAGCTGGGCCGGGTGGACGGTGACTTCCTGGAGGCGGTGAAGAGGCACATCTTGAGCCGCCTGCAGTTGCGGGGCAGGCCCAACATCACGCACGCTGTGCCCAAGGCCGCCATGGTCACGGCCCTGCGCAAGCTGCACGCAGGCAAGGTGCGTGAGGACGGCCGCGTGGAGATCCCGCACCTCGACGGCCACGCCAGCCCGGGCGCCGACGGCCAGGAGCGCATCTCCGAGATCATCAGCTTTGCGGAGACAG ATGGCCTCGCCTCCTCCCGGGTCCGCCTGTATTTCTTCGTCTCTAACGAAGGCAACCAGAATCTATTTGTGGTGCAGGCCAGCCTGTGGCTCTATCTGAAACTGCTCCCCTACGTCCTGGAGAAGGGCAGCCGGAGGAAGGTACGGGTCAAGGTGTACTTCCAGGAACAGGGTCATGGTGACAGGTGGAACGTGGTGGAGAAGAAGGTGGACCTCAAACGTAGTGGCTGGCACACCTTCCCCATCacggaggccatccaggccttgttTGAGCGGGGTGAGAGACGCCTTAACCTGGATGTGCAGTGTGACAGCTGCCAGGAGCTAGCCGTGGTGCCTGTGTTTGTGGACCCCGGTGAGGAGTCACACAGGCCCTTTGTAGTGGTGCAGGCCCGGCTGGGCGATAGCAGACATCGCATCCGCAAACGGGGCCTAGAGTGTGACGGAAGGACCAGCCTCTGTTGCCGGCAACAGTTCTTCATCGACTTCCGGCTCATCGGCTGGAACGACTGGATCATCGCGCCCACTGGCTACTACGGGAACTACTGTGAGGGCAGCTGCCCGGCTTACCTGGCTGGGgttcctggctcagcctcctccTTCCACACCGCTGTGGTGAACCAGTACCGCATGCGTGGCCTGAACCCTGGGCCTGTGAACTCCTGTTGCATCCCCACCAAGCTGAGCTCTATGTCCATGCTCTATTTTGACGACGAGTACAACATTGTTAAGCGGGATGTGCCCAACATGATCGTGGAGGAGTGTGGCTGCGCCTGA